One Maniola hyperantus chromosome Z, iAphHyp1.2, whole genome shotgun sequence DNA window includes the following coding sequences:
- the LOC138404552 gene encoding uncharacterized protein: MSKCGEPFGAVFSACGDFQSIVSNTWCACRSDYLMSKCGEPFGEVFSACGDFQSIVSNTWCACRSDYLMSKCGEPFGEVFSACGDFQSIVSNTWCACRSDYLMSKCGEPFGAVFSACGDFQSIVSNTWCACRSDYLMSKCGEPFGEVFSACGDFQSIVSNTWCACRSDYLMSKCGEPFGAVFSACGDFQSIVSNTWCACRSDYLMSKCGEPFGEVFSACGDFQSIVSNTWCACRSDYLMSKCVHRQQHVVRVQERLLDEQVW; this comes from the exons ATGAGCAAGTGTGGTGAACCTTTCGGTGCAGTGTTTTCTGCTTGTGGTGATTTCCAGTCCATCGTCAGCAACACGTGGTGCGCGTGCAGGAGCGATTACTTGATGAGCAAGTGTGGTGAACCTTTCGGTGAAGTGTTTTCTGCTTGTGGTGATTTCCAGTCCATCGTCAGCAACACGTGGTGCGCGTGCAGGAGCGATTACTTGATGAGCAAGTGTGGTGAACCTTTCGGTGAAGTGTTTTCTGCTTGTGGTGATTTCCAGTCCATCGTCAGCAACACGTGGTGCGCGTGCAGGAGCGATTACTTGATGAGCAAGTGTGGTGAACCTTTCGGTGCAGTGTTTTCTGCTTGTGGTGATTTCCAGTCCATCGTCAGCAACACGTGGTGCGCGTGCAGGAGCGATTACTTGATGAGCAAGTGTGGTGAACCTTTCGGTGAAGTGTTTTCTGCTTGTGGTGATTTCCAGTCCATCGTCAGCAACACGTGGTGCGCGTGCAGGAGCGATTACTTGATGAGCAAGTGTGGTGAACCTTTCGGTGCAGTGTTTTCTGCTTGTGGTGATTTCCAGTCCATCGTCAGCAACACGTGGTGCGCGTGCAGGAGCGATTACTTGATGAGCAAGTGTGGTGAACCTTTCGGTGAAGTGTTTTCTGCTTGTGGTGATTTCCAGTCCATCGTCAGCAACACGTGGTGCGCGTGCAGGAGCGATTACTTGATGAGCAAGTGTG TCCATCGTCAGCAACACGTGGTGCGCGTGCAGGAGCGATTACTTGATGAGCAAGTGTGGTGA